The following proteins come from a genomic window of Nicotiana tomentosiformis chromosome 12, ASM39032v3, whole genome shotgun sequence:
- the LOC104099518 gene encoding phototropic-responsive NPH3 family protein NPY1 translates to MKFMKLGSKPDTFQDQGKGVRYVSSELATDVTVVIGEVKFYLHKFPLLSKSNRLQRLVSKANEEDSDEIQLVDFPGGPKAFEICAKFCYGMTVTLNPYNVVAARCAAEYLEMTEDVDRGNLIFKIEVFLNSSVFRSWKDSIIVLQTTKSLLPWSEDLKVVGRCIDSIASKTSMDPSTIAWSYTYNRKVAVLDKITEVGIKFPVNLESVPKDWWVEDICELEIDIYKRVMIAVKSKGRMDGSVIGEALRTYAMRWLPDTIDALVSEVHSRRNKSLLETIICLLPSDKGVTCSCSFLLKLLKVAILVGADDSSREDLIRSISLKLDEASVNDLLIPSRSTQTTVYDVELVKCLVDQFMARERSSRDKNISAKKTNDFVLGHGSWLKVGKLVDGYLAEIARDPNVSLSSFIELLQSVPDSARPIHDALYGAIDIYLQEHSSLTKAEKKHLCGLMDVRKLTMDASMHAAQNERLPLRTVVRVLFFEQIRSAAGVQALNNRNSDALDSTRKTEEYWQKTLPEKHNVSKPSKVRDESPQKNMKLVKKGSKNRSSGAQLLPSRSRRIFDKLFVVGKVSGNVENRSSETSGSSQSPTSMIIQGEIKSCGSSSRNRRYSIS, encoded by the exons ATGAAGTTCATGAAGTTGGGATCAAAACCTGATACATTTCAAGATCAAGGGAAAGGTGTAAG GTACGTGTCATCCGAGCTGGCAACAGATGTTACCGTCGTTATTGGTGAAGTGAAGTTTTATCTTCACAAG TTTCCTCTGTTGTCCAAGAGCAACAGGCTGCAAAGGCTTGTTTCAAAAGCAAATGAAGAGGATTCTGATGAAATCCAATTAGTTGATTTTCCTGGTGGACCTAAAGCTTTTGAGATATGCGCCAAATTTTGCTACGGAATGACAGTAACTCTCAATCCTTACAATGTTGTTGCTGCACGTTGTGCGGCTGAGTACCTTGAGATGACTGAAGATGTTGACCGAGGAAACCTTATCTTCAAAATCGAGGTATTCCTCAATTCCAGTGTTTTCCGCAGCTGGAAAGATTCGATCATTGTTTTACAAACCACCAAATCTCTTCTACCGTGGTCTGAAGATCTGAAGGTGGTCGGGAGATGTATAGATTCTATTGCATCCAAAACTTCCATGGATCCGTCGACTATTGCATGGTCCTACACTTACAACAGAAAAGTGGCAGTCTTAGATAAGATCACAGAAGTTGGGATAAAATTCCCTGTAAACCTTGAATCTGTGCCAAAGGATTGGTGGGTTGAAGATATATGCGAACTTGAGATAGATATTTACAAGCGAGTTATGATTGCGGTTAAATCCAAGGGAAGAATGGATGGTAGTGTTATTGGCGAGGCGTTAAGAACTTATGCAATGAGATGGTTGCCTGATACTATTGACGCTTTGGTATCTGAAGTTCACAGTAGGAGGAACAAGTCCTTGTTAGAAACAATAATCTGCTTATTGCCTTCTGACAAGGGCGTTACTTGTTCGTGTAGCTTCTTGCTTAAGTTATTGAAAGTCGCTATTCTTGTGGGAGCAGATGATTCATCAAGGGAAGATCTTATAAGAAGTATCAGCTTAAAGTTGGACGAGGCTTCCGTCAATGATCTTTTGATTCCATCAAGGTCTACTCAAACTACTGTTTACGATGTTGAACTAGTGAAGTGCCTAGTTGACCAATTCATGGCTCGTGAAAGAAGCAGTCGGGATAAGAACATTTCTGCGAAGAAAACCAATGATTTCGTCTTGGGGCATGGATCATGGTTGAAAGTCGGTAAATTAGTTGATGGCTATCTTGCAGAAATTGCTCGTGATCCAAACGTCAGTCTCTCGAGTTTCATTGAACTGTTGCAATCCGTTCCAGACTCAGCAAGACCGATCCATGATGCATTATATGGGGCAATTGATATCTATCTGcag GAGCACTCAAGTTTGACAAAAGCTGAGAAAAAGCATTTATGCGGCCTAATGGATGTGAGGAAATTAACAATGGATGCATCTATGCATGCAGCACAAAATGAACGGCTGCCTCTCCGGACTGTTGTTCGAGTCCTCTTCTTTGAGCAAATTAGATCAGCTGCTGGAGTTCAAGCCTTAAACAACAGAAACAGCGATGCCTTAGATTCCACTAGGAAGACTGAAGAATATTGGCAGAAAACATTGCCAGAAAAGCACAATGTATCGAAACCATCGAAGGTAAGAGATGAAAGTCCTCAAAAGAACATGAAGTTGGTAAAAAAGGGTAGCAAAAACAGAAGTAGTGGTGCACAATTGCTGCCTTCAAGATCAAGGAGGATATTTGACAAGCTGTTTGTTGTTGGTAAGGTCTCTGGTAACGTCGAAAACCGGAGCTCTGAGACATCTGGTAGTTCTCAAAGTCCAACTTCAATGATTATTCAAGGAGAAATTAAGTCTTGTGGTTCATCTTCAAGAAACAGGAGGtactcaatttcataa